CACATTGGGAAGACCATAGGTAATGTTCTAAGGGTTGATACACACACAGCCATAGAAGATAGAGGGCGGTTTGCGAGAATGTGTGTCCAAATAGATGTAGAAAAACCTTTAATTACGGCAGTGCTAATCGGGAAATTCGAGCAACAGGTCTGTTATGAAGGCATTCTGTTAGGAGTTTTAATTAGGAGGGTTGCTAAATGTAATGACCATTGCTATTTTAATTGGTTAAGTGCTTGGCTGCCTGCTAAGGTACCTAATTAGCTAAAATAGCAAAGGTAAGTATGTAGGAACTACAATAAGGCTATAGGAATGCTTGTACCCGAATCAGGTGTGAAGGTTAGTGGAGTTAGTTGTGACAGCTAGGACAGCTGGAGTGTGAGTTAGTTACACAGCTGTAAGCACAGCTATGTGCAGTCACTTACCAAAGAGAATTGGGGTATAAGGATGAGGGGATGTAACCATAAGGGGTATCAATGCAGTAAAGCTCAATATTCTTTCTGTTATTCTATTCTTCTTTCTGTTATTCTATTCTTCTTCTCCATTCTTTCATTCATCCCAGGAGGCTTAGCTAACCTCGAATTTAGCTATTATCATCTCACCAATTCAGCACCTAACACATTCAGAAGCTATGCTTCTCTTGTGGTCGGATTGGTCATAGTAAGGAGACTTGTTCATATACCGTGTTGCTTAGCCCAACTACAAGGGAGGAGAGACCGGTGGCCGCTGGTGTCGCGGACGTACACTCACGCAAAGAGCATGTCTCTGTGCAAGCAGGAGATGTGGTGGGGTCCAGCAGTGACATGCAGGAGAGTGTGCTTGACAAGGAGCAGGAAGGTACGTACGGGCTGTGGATTATGGTTGAGCGTAAGAGAATAAGGACAAAACAGCAAAGGAGTGGAGGGACCCATTTGGTGGGGGATAACGGTCTTCAAAGACAGGTTAAGGGAATGAAATATGCAGAAAATACGACACGGATGGCTTCAGGGAATGTGAAATTCGCGGATGGGCCTATGAGAGAGGCTAAAAGGAAACATACTCCCCCAAGAGTGTTAACAGAAGCCCAGGTAATGAGTGCTATCACTACATTAGGAAAGGCCTCTGGTAAGCAGGCCCATTTCAAAAACCAAAGCCCAGAAACTGCAAGTGGACCAAAAGTTGCTAACATAGAGCTGGGTTTAAGTGGTTCAGCTAAGCTAAAAAATCCAAGCGGCTCAAGTAAAGGGAAAAGGGGGGCTGGACGATCTAAGGGTTCAAAAGGTTCTTCTTCTAATACCCCTCAGACGCCATTATCTCATGCTCAAGAGGTTTCCGAGGTTCCGTTGAGGCCATGTGCTCAGTTGAATGGGGATGGGAAGCCAAAGGGAAGTGAGGAAGGCTCAAGGCCGAGGATTGCTGTTGAGAACCAGATTTCAAGTTTGCCTTGGCCGGAGGTGGGTTTCAAATTTGGAGGAAGTAACAGTGGAAGTGCTGTCATCGGAGAAGAGTGTGCAGGAGGACGATCCTTTTCAGAGGGATGTGCCGGCGCCGGAGAGGATTTGGAGAATGGGTTGGGAGTCGCTAGCCCAGGTGTTGCCGATTCCAACTTTATGCAAAGTGAACATGTGGGAGAGGTTACCAGAACGGAGAATGAAGGGATGGGGTCCAATGTTTTTTTCGCTCATGGGGAACAAGCTTATGCTCAATCGGCTTGTGCTGTCATTGGGAATGGAAGTGGTTGCACTTCAACAAATTCTGACTCTGTGTCTAGGAGAGGGGCTGCTGAAGGAGATGTTGAAGTGGAGCATATGGAATTGGAGGATGGAAGTGATGGTGCTGCCATCTTGTGTTGAGTGTCTCTTCCCACATCAAATAATCATGATCATGAACATAATAATATGGAACTGCAGGGGTGCTTTAAAGCCTTCCTTCCAAACCCATGTTCGGGAGCTGGTGCACAATCATAATCCGGCTATTCTAGTCCTAATGGAGACAAAAGTTGGAGGTGAGAGAGCTAGGGAGATTTCGGGTAGGCTGCCATTTGATAATGCAATCCACACGAATACTGTTGGGTATGCAGGCGGTCTATGGATGCTATGGAATTCTGATAGAGTGGAAGTCACCTCATTAGCCAACACAGAGCAAGAGATTCACACCATCATCAAGGTAATGAATTCTGACTCTTGTTGGTTATTTACAGCTGCTAGTCCTAAGAGTGCCGAAAGACACATATTGTGGgataatttaaataaagtagCAGAGTTGCATAATATGCCTTGGGTTTTGGCGACTAATTTTAATGAACCCTTGTTAGACGATGACAAATTTGGGGGTAGGGCTGTTAGTATTAATAGATCCCTTCATTTCAAAGATTGTCTAGATAACTGTAACATGATGGATATTGGCTTCTCTGGGCCTCGTTTTACTTGGACTAACAAAAGGGAAGTGCAAGCCCTTATCCAAGAGAGGATAGACAGGTTCTTTGTCAATCCGAATTGGTGTCTATTATTTCCTGAAGCTAAAGTTGTCCACCTCACAAGATGTCACTCTGATCATTGTCCAGTTCTTCTTGAATTAACCCCTGCATCCCGAGGAGCAAGGAAAAGGctttttaagtttcaaactTGCTGGTTGACAGACCTCACTTTTCCGAAGGTCGTCTCACAGGCTTGGGAGCAAACTCATAGCCTTGCTGAAGTTGTAGAAAAGTTCACCAAAGATGCTGGCCTTTGGAACAAGGTTcattttggaaacatttttgctaaaaataagaatataaagGCTAGATTGAACGGTATTCAGCGAGCAGTGTCAGTTAAGCCGTCATCTTTTCTTCTTAATCTCGAGCAAGATTTACTAAAGGAGCTTGATCTGATTCTGAGGCAAGAGGAGGAGCTGTGGACAATGAAGTCGCGAGTCAACTGGATGATTCAAGGGGAGCGAAATACAGGTTTTTATCATGCCTCAACGCTGATTCG
This genomic stretch from Quercus lobata isolate SW786 chromosome 3, ValleyOak3.0 Primary Assembly, whole genome shotgun sequence harbors:
- the LOC115981130 gene encoding uncharacterized protein LOC115981130, producing MIMNIIIWNCRGALKPSFQTHVRELVHNHNPAILVLMETKVGGERAREISGRLPFDNAIHTNTVGYAGGLWMLWNSDRVEVTSLANTEQEIHTIIKVMNSDSCWLFTAASPKSAERHILWDNLNKVAELHNMPWVLATNFNEPLLDDDKFGGRAVSINRSLHFKDCLDNCNMMDIGFSGPRFTWTNKREVQALIQERIDRFFVNPNWCLLFPEAKVVHLTRCHSDHCPVLLELTPASRGARKRLFKFQTCWLTDLTFPKVVSQAWEQTHSLAEVVEKFTKDAGLWNKVHFGNIFAKNKNIKARLNGIQRAVSVKPSSFLLNLEQDLLKELDLILRQEEELWTMKSRVNWMIQGERNTGFYHASTLIRRKRNQILAIKDAMGEWIYEEAEVKAFIRNGFNDIYTTSLSSVSRSEAYSTQWQASLTEEEKANISGGVSDAEVK